The sequence CTCTTGAGTGAAGCGGCGTTGCCGGTTATGTTACTCATTCTGGGTGTACAATTGGGCGCCGGAGCACCTCTTGTCCAACCAGGAATGGTGGCTATGGCCACGACGATTCGGCTGGTGGTATCACCGATCTTGGCCTTCGGCCTGGCCCGTTTACTCGGTATGGAGGGGGTCGCGTTAGGGGTTGGGGTGATGATGGCCGGTATGCCAACAGCGGTGAATACCACAATCTTGGCGATTGAGTTTGATACCCGACCGCAACTGGTAGTCAGTACCGTCGTGGTGTCGTCGTTTGCCAGTCTGATAACGCTGAGCATATTACTTAGCCTGGTACGATAGGTATGATTGTTCTACGCAACATTATGCTACCCGGCCAGGGCAGTCCCCAGGCCCTGCTCATTCAGGGTGATCGTATTACCTGGATCGGTTCTGATCAGGATGCTTCACGATGGCAACCGCCGAACGCGCAGATAATCGATGGCGCCGGAATGCTGGCGCTTCCCGGATTCAACGACTGTCACTTTCATTTGCAGAACGGTGCTCGGGTTCTGAACGTTCTGCGTTTGGAGCAGGCCAACAGCATTGCTGATGTCCAGCACCTCCTGACCCGATATGCTGCTGCTAACCCGCATCTCCCGTGGTTGATCGGACGTGGCTGGCGCTATCGCCTGTTCGCTGCCGGTCAGTCACCGACCCGTCATATGCTCGATGCCGTCGTTGCCGACCGACCAGTGTTGCTGACGGCGTTTGATGGTCATACGGCCTGGGTCAATACCAGAGCATTGCAGATAGCCGGTATCCTGACCGGCGCAGACACCGGTAATTCCTGTAGTACGGTCGTGATCGGAGATGATGGTCTGGCCAGCGGTGAACTGCGTGAAGCACCGGCGATAGACCTGGTGCGACGCTGTATTCCACCACCAACTGAAGCCGAAATCCGCGCTGCGTTGCAGCGCGCGCTACCTGAACTAGCTGCGCTCGGGTTAACTGGCGTGCACAACATGGACGGTGACGAAGAACAACGCACACGCTACCGCGAGTTGGCGGCGGATGGGCTATGGACGCTCCGTATTCGGTTACCACTGTCGATAACACCAGGAACCGATCCGCAACGGATTACCGAGTGGGCAATTGATGCCAGACAACATCAACATCCGTTGGTGCAGACCGATGCGGTGAAGCTGTTCGTCGATGGGGTGGTAGAAGCGAAGACCGCTTTGATGCTGGCACCGTATGCCGATGGTAGTGGCGACTGTGGTGCTGCTCTCTACGATCCAAGCGAGTTCGCTAACCTGATAACCCACGCCGATGCTGCTGGTCTCCAGGTTTGTGTCCATGCGATTGGTGATGGCGGTGTGCGCCAGACACTCGATGCCTTTGCGCACGC comes from Chloroflexus sp. Y-396-1 and encodes:
- a CDS encoding amidohydrolase; translation: MIVLRNIMLPGQGSPQALLIQGDRITWIGSDQDASRWQPPNAQIIDGAGMLALPGFNDCHFHLQNGARVLNVLRLEQANSIADVQHLLTRYAAANPHLPWLIGRGWRYRLFAAGQSPTRHMLDAVVADRPVLLTAFDGHTAWVNTRALQIAGILTGADTGNSCSTVVIGDDGLASGELREAPAIDLVRRCIPPPTEAEIRAALQRALPELAALGLTGVHNMDGDEEQRTRYRELAADGLWTLRIRLPLSITPGTDPQRITEWAIDARQHQHPLVQTDAVKLFVDGVVEAKTALMLAPYADGSGDCGAALYDPSEFANLITHADAAGLQVCVHAIGDGGVRQTLDAFAHARHINGHRDSRHRIEHAEIVDPADLPRFARLRVIASMQPLHVEFGMDQHNPWWRLVGTQRHRYGFPWRDLLQAGAKMVLGSDWPVADPDPLRGMQIACTRGKLDFSPPDSEFPDQRLTIAEALAGYTTWAAYAGYREHELGRLAPGYLADLILLDRDITTLPPDQIITTRVMLTMVGGRVVFTR